The following are encoded together in the Peromyscus leucopus breed LL Stock chromosome 1, UCI_PerLeu_2.1, whole genome shotgun sequence genome:
- the LOC114688785 gene encoding vomeronasal type-1 receptor 2-like: protein MDPKHLAIGITFLIQNTVGILGNVSFLAYHLVIYYKKHKVKPLDLILMHLAMVNILIILSKGIGNTIINFVLKLFFNDWSYQLFMYVLRVFRSMSIATICLLSVFQAIMISPRNSFWKNLRVKSPKDIGVYISLCWLLYIMVNILFPLYMSIKLRRKNITKETDFKHYTVVGHDKFTISTYIAFFVFPELVFSVLITWSSSSMIVFLYRHKQRVQHIRSTAAFHSNSPESRATKNILVLVFTFLAFYTFTAIAHGCSALLSRQNWWPMTITDIITLCFPSLSPFLLMSQSSPLSRLCFYG from the coding sequence ATGGACCCCAAGCATTTGGCAATAGGAATAACATTCTTGATTCAGAATACAGTTGGAATTTTGGGAAATGTCTCTTTTCTTGCCTACCACCTAGTTATTTATTACAAGAAACACAAAGTAAAGCCCTTGGATTTAATTCTCATGCATTTGGCCATGGTTAACATTTTGATCATTCTCTCTAAAGGAATAGGCAATACAATAATCAATTTTGTGTTGAAACTTTTCTTCAATGATTGGAGCTACCAACTTTTTATGTATGTTCTAAGGGTTTTCAGGAGCATGTCCATTGCCACCATCTGTCTCTTGAGTGTCTTCCAGGCCATCATGATCAGCCCTAGGAACTCCTTTTGGAAGAATCTTAGAGTCAAATCTCCCAAAGACATTGGTGTCTACATTTCTCTCTGCTGGTTGTTGTACATCATGGTAAATATTCTTTTCCCTTTGTATATGTCCAtaaaattaagaaggaaaaacataacaaaagagACAGATTTTAAACACTATACTGTTGTAGGTCATGACAAATTCACAATCTCCACATATATAGCATTTTTTGTATTTCCTGAACTTGTGTTTTCTGTCCTTATCACTTGGTCCAGCAGCTCAATGATTGTCTTTTTGTATAGGCACAAACAGCGAGTTCAACACATCCGTAGCACTGCAGCCTTCCACAGTAACTCCCCCGAGTCTAGAGCTACCAAGAACATTCTTGTTCTAGTGTTCACCTTTCTGGCTTTTTATACCTTCACTGCTATTGCACATGGTTGCAGTGCTCTACTGTCTCGTCAAAATTGGTGGCCAATGACAATCACAGACATTATAACTTTGTGTTTTCCCTCTTTGAGTCCCTTCTTACTTATGAGTCAGTCATCCCCTCTCTCCAGACTTTGCTTTTATGGATAA
- the LOC114688786 gene encoding vomeronasal type-1 receptor 4-like — MDHKDLTIGIVFLLQSTVGIVGNFSLLSCYLIHYYTEQTLKTTNLILTHMFTANSMIILSKGLLHTMRAFGVVGFLNDFGCEFLLYIQRLGRAMSIGTTCFLSVFQAITISPGNSFWLCLKVKAPKHIGLFTSLCWIHYMSINMVFPVYMYTTGNSNNLTHKRGLKYCSTSGHDDLGSSLYATFFVLPEILFSVIIVWSSSSMVVILYRHKQRVWHIHSTNVSSRTSPESKATHRIMALVSTFIGFYALSSILQGCIALIYKPGWWLVNITAIISMCFPTLGPFVVSWDSQCKGCAFLETGIPKPIISPQV; from the coding sequence ATGGACCACAAGGATTTGACAATAGGAATAGTGTTCTTACTTCAGAGCACAGTTGGAATTGTTGggaatttctctcttctttcctgctACCTCATCCATTACTACACTGAACAGACATTAAAGACCACAAATTTGATTCttacacacatgttcacagccaACTCCATGATCATTCTTTCTAAAGGACTACTCCACACAATGAGAGCTTTTGGGGTGGTAGGGTTCCTCAATGATTTTGGCTGCGAATTTCTTTTGTATATTCAAAGACTAGGCAGAGCCATGTCTATAGGCACCACCTGCTTTTTGAGTGTTTTCCAGGCCATCACCATCAGCCCTGGGAATTCTTTTTGGTTGTGTCTTAAAGTCAAAGCTCCAAAGCACATTGGTCTCTTCACTTCCCTCTGCTGGATTCACTACATGTCAATAAATATGGTTTTCCCTGTGTATATGTACACCACGGGGAACAGCAATAATCTGACACATAAACGTGGCTTGAAATATTGCTCCACATCAGGTCATGATGACCTTGGAAGCTCATTATATGCAACGTTTTTTGTTCTtcctgaaattttgttttctgtcatcatTGTTTGGTCCAGCAGCTCCATGGTTGTCATTCTGTATAGGCACAAACAGCGGGTTTGGCATATCCATAGCACCAATGTTTCCTCCAGAACATCCCCTGAATCCAAAGCCACCCACCGCATAATGGCCCTGGTGTCCACATTTATAGGTTTTTAtgccctctcttccatcttacaaGGTTGCATTGCTCTCATATATAAACCTGGTTGGTGGCTAGTGAACATTACTGCAATCATTTCTATGTGTTTTCCTACTTTGGGACCCTTTGTTGTAAGCTGGGACTCACAGTGCAAAGGTTGTGCTTTTCTGGAGACAGGAATCCCAAAACCCATAATCTCACCAcaggtataa